TGACCCTGCATTGATTGTGATGGCAATGCTGGTTGGCGCTATGCTTAGTGCTGGTTCACACGGATTGAAAATGTCTACCCGTCTTTTTATAAATACCTCTCCTGAACCATTCTCCAACTGGGCGGCATCAACTTTTGAGGACATACTTGTTGTGGCTGGAATAATGACGGCCCTTTATCATCCTATTATTTTTCTGCTTCTGCTCGCTCTTTTTATTGCCCTGGTAATCTGGCTTATTCCCAAGCTTTTTTCCGCTCTCAAAAGTGTTTTTTTGCGAGTCAGAAAATTTTTAAGCAAGGCTTAGATACGAATACAATTAACCGGAGTCGTGCCAGTTCGAAACAGGGCGCATATGTCTCCAGTCCATTTATTAAGCAATCTCTTTTCAATATTCAGGAGGTTAAAATGCGCTTGAAACTCATTTTCGGGACTATTCTTATCTTAGCCATTACAGGATGCAGCGATACTTCAAAATCCCAAATAGCAGGTATGCCGGGTTCTGACCGGGATGAACATGGCTGCATCGGATCAGCCGGATATTCGTGGTGCGAGCGCACCAAGCAGTGTGAACGTCCTTGGGAGCTTGCTCAAAAACATGGTTTTCCGCAGACAAGGGAAGCTTTTGAAACGTTCTGTAATAAGCCTGAAAAATAAAAAATTTGATAATACCGTTTTCCCGGTTTGAAATCTGCATAACTGATTCTTCATGGACCATGAGTCAATTATTCATCTGCTGTTTATTTAAGACAGTTATTTTGTGAAGAGCTGGAAGCACGCAAGGATAAATTCAAAAAAGAGAATAAGGACGCGCGGCACTTTTCTAAACAACGATGTTTCTTAAACTGTCATTCTACCGCTTAATTCCATGGACTTTAACCAAACAGTTTCTAATCTCTATTTTAAGCTTATCCTGAAGGAGTCACCCGTTATTATATTTTTGATGTCAAGGCGAAGCGTGTTATTTTATACAATGGGTAAGCTGGGCAACGCGGGGATATTTATAAAACTAAACAAACATATAGCGAGGAGAAAACCATGCACAAAAAAAAGCATTCATGCCTGTTGCTCGTTTTATTTTTTTTATTTCCCTTATGGACTATTCTAAGCTGTGACGGGAGTGATTCGGACAATGAAGCCTGCGGCCAAGGCTATTATTATGACAAGGAAACCGGCTCGTGTATACCCGAAGATACGGATGGTGACGGCATTAATGATATTATTGAAGCAAAAAACGGGACAGATCCTAAAAATGCCGATTCTGATGGTGACGGGCTTACTGATCTCTATGAGATGTTACTCGGCAAGGACAATAGTTCGCAAGAGGTTCTAAAGACAAGATTAAAAACAGGCACTAAAGCAGCGGTTGGCACCATAACTGACTCTGACGGTGACGGTAAGATTGCGGCCCTTGATACTGATGATAACAACGACGGCAAACATGATGGTCTTGACGATATAGACTGTGATGGGATACCCAATGCATATGAATATTACGGCTTCAGTATAAGCGGTTTCAACCGTGATATAGTCCCATGGGGTGTTAACTATAATGTGCAAACGGGCCAGCTTGCCGTTAAGAGCCCTGAACAGCTTGACTATACCGTCAAGTACTATAAGACCAATCCTCATCAGGCAAGCACAGATGGCGACCCGTACACTGACTCATTTGAAGCAAAAGGGGTCAACATGGATCAGGCTGTCATAAATCCTGGCCGAAACCCTTCAGTTCCAGCTTTCCCCAAGTTTTATGTCGAGATGGACAGCTACTCAATAACCATGCTTGAAGATATTGTGTCTACGTCTGGAGGAAGTAATTCGTGGACAAATACAGTCAGCAAATCCAGTCAGACAGGTTCCGTCTCCGGGCTGAACTGGCTGGGTAACTCATTTGCCGCAGGTGCGTTTCGAACTGCCCTTGGTAAAGTTGTTGAGCCGAATATTAACACCAATACCGTCACAAACAGTAACTCCGGCGTCAGCGACTGGTCGAAGGTAACAAGTACCAAATCCGATGCAGCCGCCAAAATCAAACTTAATATCAAGGTTACAAATTACGGCACGGCTCCAGCGTACAATGTGATGCCCACCGTAACCCTTTTTCAGGGCAGGTCTGCCATAGCGACCTTCAAGCCGAATGCAAGCATTGCCGCGCTCGCTGCGGGTGATACCTATCCAAGTGGGCCAGGAAATTTCTGGAATGTTGATAAGCGGGTAGGGGCAACCGGCGAGGAAGGCGACATATTACTCAGTGTAGACGAACTGCGGTCTTTTGAAATAGGAGCGCCTTTCTGCCTTGCTGTGACGGATGTAACGGCAACTGTAAAGCTTCCCGTCTATGACGAAGCCATGCATGTTAATGTTTTGACTGATATTGGCAGATGGCCGGAGTACAGCCCCGGAATCACGACAAATGCGACGACAGTCGTAGTGGACGCAGGTGACGGACATTATGCAAATCACCTTGTCTATGCCGGTGATCCTGTCAGTGATTTTTCACCGCCAATTACAGTGAGGGACGCACTTTACTGGCTTCTGGGCAATTACGGCGGCGGAAGTTTTAACAGTTATGTTTTATCATTCCCTGACGGTACTTCATCGATTGAGCTTGCTTTTGACCAGGAAAAGTGGGGAATAATCCTTGACAGCAATTATACGCAAAGGGACTTTCAAAAGGCGGGTTCAGATCCTCTCAGCGTATGCCTGAAGCCAAGAACTGTAATCTATATCAAAGCCGCTCCTGGCGATAGCAATTCGGCTCCGCCTATCAGCTGGGCTGCCATGTCCCCTATTCCTGTGCCAGATATGCCTGTATCAACGGATGCCATCACAGACCAGTTCCCAAAACAGATAGCTGCTGCGGTGAGCGACTATTTTGAGGTAAAGGAAGTCTATATGCTTTCGTCAATAAACGGGAGTACAAAATATGCAATGACTGATGATGATGCTGACTCTGTGTACACTGCCCATCTTCCTAAGGAATATGTCCCGACTGGCAGTGAAACCGTTATAGCTTCAAACACTGACGGCTTTTCCTCACAGCGGCCTGTTTCGTTTACGGCGCCTGTCGGCATAACCCGCAAGTTGCACGGCGATATGAAGACAACCGCGTATTTTGATCTTGATAAGAACATTGCGGGTAATTCATATTATCCCAATTGGTTTGAAGGCTGGGATGTGAGGTTCTCTATGTTTCAGGATAAGGATACGCCTTACTGGATGTGCAGTGCTGCTACTACTGATAAAGGCAGGCTTTTTGTGTTCGATACTTCCACAAACTATGATGCCTTAACCTATGAAATGATTAAAAATAAGTATGTTTCGCTTGAATCAAATCCGATTTCCCAGTGGCCTTATTTTTACAGAGCCAGTACGCGTGACGAAAAGCATGAGTTTTATAACTGGGTATTCAATCACCCCTTTTATTTTCAATTCGGAACAACCATTTGTGCACTAACTGATGAGGGCAGCCTTGCAAAAATTAGAATTGACAAATGGGAATCTCATTATAATTCAGACATGCAACGATATGAAACCGATACAGAGGATATAACATATATGCTCTTCAAGGATTTGAATTAATCTATTCTAAGCAGACGTATATGTGATGCTCCACTTTAGGCAAGGAGTATCGCATATACGTATCTACAACCGATTATTTTCATTATTAATGGCTCTTTTGGGTTTTGCAGAAGATTTTATAATTGTTGTGTTTATTGTCGCACCAGTAGCCTTAACTATTTTGAAATGCCCTTCAAGAAGAGCATATTTGAAAACCAAAGAATGATCCGGTTTGTTGGTGTCGCTTAAAACAAAATCCAAAAGTTTTTTGCGGAGCTTTTTTACAAAAAAGCGACCCGCCGGAGGCCTATGAGCCTTCAATTAAAACAAACTCTCGCAATGATTCTAATTATATTGTATCTAAAATCCCCTGATATGTACTTCCAATAAAAAAAGGCCTTTGGAGATTATCCTGATGAGGATTGTAATAATAGGCGGCGGACCGACCGGGCTTGGCGCTGCTTGGCGTTTATCAGAAATAGGGCATGAGGACTGGACTCTTTACGAGATGTCCGACCGTTTTGGCGGTCTGTCCACATCATTCAAAGATGATGAAGGATTCTGGTGGGACATAGGCGGCCATGTTCTTTTCAGCCATTACAACTATTTTGATAAAGTCATGGATACCGTGCTTGGCGAAAATGACGGCTGGCTTTTCCACGAAAGGGAGGCCTGGGTCTGGATGCAGGACCGGTTTATTCCTTATCCTCTTCAGAATAATATCCACAGGCTGCCGAAAGAGGTTTTCTGGGAATGCCTCAAAGGCGTGATGGATCTTTCAAAACTTGCGCCCCATAATAAACCTGCCGATTTTGCCCAGTGGATTGACATGACATTCGGAACAGGCCTGGCAAAATGGTTTTTGAGACCATACAATTATAAGGTTTGGGCATATCCTCCTGAAGAAATGGGCTGGAACTGGACTGGCGAGAGAGTCGCTCCTGTGGCTCTTGAAGGTATCCTTGAAAATTCTGTTTTTGATAAAGACTCGATTTCCTGGGGGCCTAATTCGACTTTCCGTTTTCCTCTTCATGGCGGAACTGGCGGGATATGGAATAGCATGGCAGAAAAATTGCCTTCTTCAAAAATGATAAAATCCAAAAAAATAGCTTCTGTTTCATCTCAAAATAAAAAGATTTTCTTTGAAGACGGATCTTCGGATGAATATGACATTCTTTTATCCACAATGCCCCTGACCAGATTAGTCGAAATATCTGACCTTGATTCTCCATATAATTCTGCCCCAAAGCTTAAGCATTCGTCCACCCATGTTGTGGGAATAGGTCTTAAAGGCCATCCTCCTGAAAAACTTTCAACCAAATGCTGGATGTATTTTCCTGAAGATAACTGCCCATTTTACAGGGTTACGGTTTTCAGCAATTATTCTCCAAATAATGTTCCTGATTCCGCATGTTCCTGGTCTCTCATGTGCGAAGTGAGCGAGAGTCCATCAAAGAATGTGGACAAGGGACGGATTGTTGAAGAAGCTATACAGGGCTGTTTAAATACAAAGTTGATCGGATCGAGACAGGAAATCAATCATACCTGGCATCACTCGATTGAGCATGGATATCCGACTCCTTCAAAAAACAGGGACGAGCTTCTTTTTCCATATCTTAAAAAGCTTCAGGATCTTGGAATCTATTCAAGGGGACGATTCGGAGGGTGGAAATACGAGGTCGGGAATATGGATCATTCATTCATGCAGGGCGTCGAATTTGCTTCATCCGTTCTTGATTCAGGAGAGGAAATGACCTTGTGGTATCCGTCTGTGGTGAATTCTCTTCATCCTCTTGGAATGAAAAGGTGAGCATGAAGCCGTACCTAAACATACCGGATCTGAGCATAATAGTTCTGAATTATAACAGGCTTTCTGAAACGAGATTTACCATCGAGCATCTGATTGATCTTAAAAAGCAGAGGCCCTGGTTAGAGATAATTGCTGTGGATAACGCTTCTTCTGACTCGACATGGGAATATCTCAACGAAAAAAAAGATCTTGTCAGGATCATGCGCATGTCTTCCAATTCAGGTATAGAGGCCATAAACCAGGCATGTATGAAGGCTTCATCAAGATATCTGATGGTTCTTGATGATGACTCCCATCCTGTTGACGCTGAGTGTCTGGACAGGATAGTTGAAACCTTTGACGGGAAAAAAAATGTCGGAGCCATAGCGTGCAGGATTGAGTCAGGTTCAGGTAAAAGGGTGAGGGAATGGCATCTTCCTGATAATGACGAGTGCGTTACTTCTCCGGCTTTTATTGGATGCGGTTTTGCAATAAGAAGGGATCTTTTCAGGCAGATAGGGTGGTTTCCAAAGGAATTTTTTCTCTACCAGAATGAAATAGAGACAGCGATTCAGGTAAAACTTGCTGGTTTTGAAATAATTTTTGATCCTTTATGCAGGGTTATTCACAGATTTGTTCCTGCCGGAAGAACAAACGCGAGGCGTGTTTTTTATCCGACAAGGAATTCCATATGGCTGATAAGAAAATATTTTGATTTCCCTGAATCTCTTTATCTTATTGCTGGCAGAATGGTGTTCGGATTTATAAGGGCGTTTGAAGGCAGGGAATTCAGTGTTTATTTAAGATCCATAAAAGAAGGCTTCAGCCCGGACGTGAATAAAAGAATTCTGAAGGGCAGGGAGCTTGAATATGCTTATGTATTGTTCAAACAGAACAGTATTTTTCATCATTTGTTAAGAAGAATTGTCAGGTGAATCCGTTTATATGTCTGGTATAAAAAGAAATAATGAACTCGATGTAACCATTTCGATTGTTTCCCATAACAGCAGAAAAGATTTGCAGGGACTCATGCCGGGTCTTGAAAAGGCGTGCGCAGGTATCAGCCATGAAATAATTGTGGTTGATAACATCTCAACAGACGGTGCTCCTGAATATATAGATGCCAGATTTCCTGACGCTGTCTTGATAAATAATAAAGTGAGAAAAGGCTACGGAGCAAATCATAATCAGGCCATAACCATTGCCCGGGGCAGATACATCGCTTTAATGAATGCTGATCTTGTTCTAATGCCTGGATGCCTTGAAAAACTGACCGGATATATGGACGCTAATCCTGATATTGGAATGGTTTCAGGAAATTTCATATTTCCCGACGGCAGCCCCCAGAATCTTAACAAACGACTGCCTGCGCTTTCTGACTTATTCATCCGCAGATTTCTTCCAGCTAAAATTCAGCAGAAAAAAATATTTGCGGACAGAATTGCAAAATATGAAATGAAGGATATTGGTTATTCAGATTTTGCTGAAGTTCCTTTTCTTTCTGGTGCATTTCTTTTTGCAAGAACCGATGCTTTAAGGGAGGTCAGCGGCTTCGATGAGAGATTTTTTCTTTATTTTGAAGATGTTGACCTTTGCAGGAAAATTTCTGAAAAATGGAAAACAGTATTTCATCCTGATGTTGAAATTATCCACAGATGGCACAGAGCTGCCCATAATGAGCTGAAATGGGCGCTTGTTTTCATGAAGAGCGCTTTTCTTTATTTCAATAAATGGGGCTACAGGTTTTTCTGATGCAAAAGGTTCTGGTTACAGGCGCGACAGGCGCCATCGGAAAAATTCTTGTGAAAAGACTTGTTGAGCTTGGATATTCAGTGCGGGTATTTGTCCGTGAAAAATCTGACTTGTCAGGCATTCATAATTCGGCAGAGATTTTTTGCGGGAGCCTTTTTTCAGAAAAAGATCTGACTCTCGCGTGCAGAGGCGTTGATACAGTTTTTCATCTTGCAGCAAAGCTTCATATAAATAATCCAACTCCTTTGGACGATAAGGAAATATTCAGGGTTAATCTTGATGCCACAAAGCTTCTTGTCAGGGCTTCCTGGAAAAACAGTGTAAGCAGATTTGTCTATTTCAGCACCATTAATGTCTACGGCGTTTCTGAGGAAAGAAATATTTTTGATGAATCCAGCATTCCGACGCCAGTAACTGCATATGCAAAATCAAAGCTTGGGGCAGAAAAATACGTTCTTGCACTTGTAAGCCGAAATACAGGAGAGCCTGCCGGGGTTGTTCTAAGGTACGCATCCGTTTATGGCCCAAATATGAAAGGCAATTACAGACTTCTTACAATGCTGGCAAAAGCAGGGATAAAAATTCTGCCTGGAGATGGCCTTAACAGGCGCACTTTGATCCACGCAGATGATGCTGTTTATGCAGCAATTTCAGCTGCACTCCACGGAGAAACACCGGGCCGCTTTTTTAATATCACAGATGGCTCTTTTCATTCTCTTGAGGCAATATATTCATCCATGCTTGAATCTTTCGGTAGGTGTCCCTCTGTTATCCGCATTCCTTTAGCTCCTTTGAAATTAGTTTTTTCAATAGTTGATGAGGCTTTATGCTTATTTATGGGCCGCAGACCTCTTATTTCTGCAATTGAAAAATTCACAGAAGACATGGCAGTAGATGGCAATCTGTTTTCAAACGTTACTGACTTTGCTGTTATACATAATTTAAAAAATGGCTGGCATGAATGAATGATCTTTTTGTTTTTGCTGTATCTCTGATTCTTGGGATTTCAGGGGCGTACGTAATTTCAAGATATGGACATGTGCTTAAACTCACGGATATTCCATCTGAAAGAAGTTCCCACACAAGGCCTACCCCCAAAGGCGGAGGAATAGGTATTCTTCTGGCTTTTGTTTTCGGTTCGATATTTGTGGGTATCAGCCCGTATATTTGGGTTTCTGCGGCTTTTCTCTCAATTATAAGTTTTTACGGAGATTTCAGGCATGTTTCGAGACGCCTGAGGCTTGTAATCCAGATGATAGCTGCTGGCGTATGCGTTTACTGCATTTCCCCAAACTTAAGTTTTTTTATGATTGCTCTCTGGGCTTTTTTTATTACAGGTACGGCCAATTTTTATAATTTTATGGACGGCATAAACGGAATTGCCGGTATCACAGCAATAATTGCGGCCATTTTGCTTTTTATTTACACTGACTTTGTGATTGGCATGTATCTGTCTGTATTTCTTGCGATCGGCTTTGGCTGTATTGGTTTTCTTCCATTTAATATCCCCTTTGCCAAAGTATTCATGGGAGATGTTGGTAGTATTCTGATCGGATTCTGGTTTGGTTTTTCTGCTTTTGTATATTCCGGTTCCTGTATCGAATTTGTTTCAATGATTGCCTTCATGCTTCCATTTTATGTGGATTCAATAAGTACGATTATATTAAGAATTAAAAGAAGGGAGAATATTGCACAGCCGCATAGATCCCATATTTATCAGATTCTTGCAAATCAGGCAGGGATAGCCCACTGGAAGGTTGCTTTATCTTATGGATTCGGTCAGTTAATCATGGGACTGATTTATATCGCCATTTTAAGATTTGCTGGCAATATCCCAGGAATGATTTTAGTAATTTTTTTTATTTGTGTTCTGTTATTGTTGTTTTTATGGATAAGATTAAGGTTCGAAACGAGCCCTGATTTGAAAAAGGTCTCAGCTTAGCTCTTGCGTAATTCCTTTTTTACGTATAATTATTAAAATCGTTTTCATTATTGAACTTTAATGGTTCCGCGAATTATCCATTCATTTATGATTTTGTTCAAAGAAATTTTATCCGGAGTCCTTCGGTATATAAAATGCGCCTAAAGCTATTATATAAGAATTTTTTCATAATTCAGGCTGTTGATATCTGTATTCTGACAGCAGCATTGTTTACTGCAAACCTCATAAGGCTTGATTTAACAGCTGAGCTTTCATCAAAATTCTGGATTCAGATTTTTCAGGCATATCCCTGGATACTTCTAATCAAAATGGCTGTGTTCCACTGGTTTGATGTTTACAAGGGGATGTGGAGATACACCGGACTTGTGGATCTTGCCAACATCGTAAAAGGCTCGACAATCGGCAGCCTTTTTTGCATCTGTCTCATTCTCTTTGTTCATCGTTTTGATGGCTTTTCCAGGTCTGTATTTCTTATTGACTGGTTTCTGACCATTTTCATGATTACTTCCTTTCGGCTTTCCCTAAGATCTTTCTATGCTTTCAGAGGTGGTTCAAGAACATGGAAAGACGTCTTCAATTCCATATGTTCAATTTTTGACAGAACCCCCTCAAGTAAGAAAAGGGTAATAATAATAGGCGCAGGAGACTGCGGAGAGAAAATCTGCAGGGAAATCAGGACGAGCAAGGAGCTTTCATACGAAGTTGTGGGCTTTCTTGATGATCATCCGGTTAAGGTTGGCAAAACAATACACGGCATTCCTGTTTTAAACAGTATCGACAATCTTGACGCTGCTGCCGAAAAAGTTCAGGCTGACCAGATCATCATCGCCATACCTTCGGCCACATCTATACAAATGCGCAGAATAATAGATATTTGCGAAGAAAGCAGAATAAGCTTTAAAATAATGCCTAACATCAGTGAAATAATAAGGGGTGAAAAGGCAATCAAGTTTGTCCGTGATGTTTCATATTTTGACCTTCTTGGCCGTGAGGCAGTTAATCTTGATGAAAAGAAGATCTATGAGCTTCTCAAGGGCAAACGTATTCTTGTGACAGGCGGAGGAGGTTCCATAGGTTTTGAACTTTGTCGCCAGATAGCTCTTTTTAAACCAGAAAAGCTCATTCTTTTTGATCAGGCCGAAACCCAGCTCTTTGAAGCTGAGCAGGAACTTGCCAGATCATTTCCTGGTATCAAAATGGCTTATGTCCTTGGAGATATAAGGGATATTCACCATCTCGACAGCGTTTTTGAAAACTATCTCCCGAATGTAGTTTTTCATGCGGCAGCATATAAACATGTTCCAATACTTGAGAAACATCCTTGGAAAGCAGTTGATAACAACATCATGGGAACCATGAATGTGGCTGAATGCGCAAAGAAATATGATGTTTCAAGGTTTGTTTTTGTTTCAACAGACAAGGCTGTCAGGCCTGCAAACATCATGGGCGCATCCAAAAGGGTTGCTGAGATTTTTATTCAAAATCAGAATAATTCTACGGACGTTAAAACCAAATTTATGATCGTCAGATTTGGGAATGTTGTCGGCAGTGGTGGCAGTGTCGTGCCTATTTTCAAAAAGCAGATAGAGCTCGGTGGCCCTGTTACTGTTACTCATCAGGAAATGACAAGGTTTTTCATGACAACATCCGAAGCTTGCCAGCTTATTCTACAGGCAGGAACCATGGGGAATGGCGGAGAGATTTTTATCCTAGATATGGGGACTCCTGTAAAAATAGATTCCATGGCAAGGGAGCTTATCAAACTGTCAGGCTTCAAGCCGGATATAGATATCAAAATTGAATATATAGGCCTAAGGCCCGGCGAGAAGCTTTATGAAGAGCTTATTACTGCTGAAGAAGGGGTTTGCCCGACCCCGCACAAAAAAATCATGGTACTAAAGGGCGCTGAAAGAAATATGAAAATATTTGCCCAAGGTATAGGAAATCTTACAAGATATGCAGATATCCAGAATATATCGGGCATTGTTTCTACATTCAGATCAATGGTGCCAGAATATCAGCCGTCCGGATTCATAGTTCAAAAAATGGAAAACATTGAACAGTCCGGAATGAAAATCTCTGAAAGGATGATTGCTGAAGGTTAGGAACCTTGAATGAGTCTTTACGCAGATATTTTATGAAGCAGGCCTAAGCCTGCTTTTTTATTTTATTCACCAGGATTAAAATTTGGAGCAGGATATTCCAGCCGCAAGCGTTTCCTGCAGTCGGATAATCATCTCGCAGAATCCTGAGCAGCCAGGAAGGTCTTCTTTCCTGTCACATGAGATGCATGGGCTTTGCCTCAAATACCCTATCTCAAAATCAAATCTGTCGCGTTTAATGTAATGTGCGCCTATTATCTGTTTCATTTCAATCATCCAAAGATTTCAGTTTGTTAACCGATATCATAAGCTTTTTTATAGTTCAATGAAAAAGCCGGGAAATATTTTGCTCAGAAAAAGATTTACTTGGATTAATTTGCTTAGATCAGTCTGTAAATGCTTTTAATGGTATT
This genomic stretch from Desulforegula conservatrix Mb1Pa harbors:
- a CDS encoding DUF4126 domain-containing protein: MGLVNTIALVMVVGWASGINLYAMILTLGILGSTGSLILPESLRLLTSPEIIALACFMYVVEFIVDKIPAFDSVWDAVHTFIRIPAGAVLAAAVMGRVDPALIVMAMLVGAMLSAGSHGLKMSTRLFINTSPEPFSNWAASTFEDILVVAGIMTALYHPIIFLLLLALFIALVIWLIPKLFSALKSVFLRVRKFLSKA
- a CDS encoding binary toxin-like calcium binding domain-containing protein, with the protein product MHKKKHSCLLLVLFFLFPLWTILSCDGSDSDNEACGQGYYYDKETGSCIPEDTDGDGINDIIEAKNGTDPKNADSDGDGLTDLYEMLLGKDNSSQEVLKTRLKTGTKAAVGTITDSDGDGKIAALDTDDNNDGKHDGLDDIDCDGIPNAYEYYGFSISGFNRDIVPWGVNYNVQTGQLAVKSPEQLDYTVKYYKTNPHQASTDGDPYTDSFEAKGVNMDQAVINPGRNPSVPAFPKFYVEMDSYSITMLEDIVSTSGGSNSWTNTVSKSSQTGSVSGLNWLGNSFAAGAFRTALGKVVEPNINTNTVTNSNSGVSDWSKVTSTKSDAAAKIKLNIKVTNYGTAPAYNVMPTVTLFQGRSAIATFKPNASIAALAAGDTYPSGPGNFWNVDKRVGATGEEGDILLSVDELRSFEIGAPFCLAVTDVTATVKLPVYDEAMHVNVLTDIGRWPEYSPGITTNATTVVVDAGDGHYANHLVYAGDPVSDFSPPITVRDALYWLLGNYGGGSFNSYVLSFPDGTSSIELAFDQEKWGIILDSNYTQRDFQKAGSDPLSVCLKPRTVIYIKAAPGDSNSAPPISWAAMSPIPVPDMPVSTDAITDQFPKQIAAAVSDYFEVKEVYMLSSINGSTKYAMTDDDADSVYTAHLPKEYVPTGSETVIASNTDGFSSQRPVSFTAPVGITRKLHGDMKTTAYFDLDKNIAGNSYYPNWFEGWDVRFSMFQDKDTPYWMCSAATTDKGRLFVFDTSTNYDALTYEMIKNKYVSLESNPISQWPYFYRASTRDEKHEFYNWVFNHPFYFQFGTTICALTDEGSLAKIRIDKWESHYNSDMQRYETDTEDITYMLFKDLN
- a CDS encoding protoporphyrinogen/coproporphyrinogen oxidase gives rise to the protein MRIVIIGGGPTGLGAAWRLSEIGHEDWTLYEMSDRFGGLSTSFKDDEGFWWDIGGHVLFSHYNYFDKVMDTVLGENDGWLFHEREAWVWMQDRFIPYPLQNNIHRLPKEVFWECLKGVMDLSKLAPHNKPADFAQWIDMTFGTGLAKWFLRPYNYKVWAYPPEEMGWNWTGERVAPVALEGILENSVFDKDSISWGPNSTFRFPLHGGTGGIWNSMAEKLPSSKMIKSKKIASVSSQNKKIFFEDGSSDEYDILLSTMPLTRLVEISDLDSPYNSAPKLKHSSTHVVGIGLKGHPPEKLSTKCWMYFPEDNCPFYRVTVFSNYSPNNVPDSACSWSLMCEVSESPSKNVDKGRIVEEAIQGCLNTKLIGSRQEINHTWHHSIEHGYPTPSKNRDELLFPYLKKLQDLGIYSRGRFGGWKYEVGNMDHSFMQGVEFASSVLDSGEEMTLWYPSVVNSLHPLGMKR
- a CDS encoding glycosyltransferase family 2 protein; this encodes MKPYLNIPDLSIIVLNYNRLSETRFTIEHLIDLKKQRPWLEIIAVDNASSDSTWEYLNEKKDLVRIMRMSSNSGIEAINQACMKASSRYLMVLDDDSHPVDAECLDRIVETFDGKKNVGAIACRIESGSGKRVREWHLPDNDECVTSPAFIGCGFAIRRDLFRQIGWFPKEFFLYQNEIETAIQVKLAGFEIIFDPLCRVIHRFVPAGRTNARRVFYPTRNSIWLIRKYFDFPESLYLIAGRMVFGFIRAFEGREFSVYLRSIKEGFSPDVNKRILKGRELEYAYVLFKQNSIFHHLLRRIVR
- a CDS encoding glycosyltransferase family 2 protein; amino-acid sequence: MSGIKRNNELDVTISIVSHNSRKDLQGLMPGLEKACAGISHEIIVVDNISTDGAPEYIDARFPDAVLINNKVRKGYGANHNQAITIARGRYIALMNADLVLMPGCLEKLTGYMDANPDIGMVSGNFIFPDGSPQNLNKRLPALSDLFIRRFLPAKIQQKKIFADRIAKYEMKDIGYSDFAEVPFLSGAFLFARTDALREVSGFDERFFLYFEDVDLCRKISEKWKTVFHPDVEIIHRWHRAAHNELKWALVFMKSAFLYFNKWGYRFF
- a CDS encoding NAD-dependent epimerase/dehydratase family protein, whose protein sequence is MQKVLVTGATGAIGKILVKRLVELGYSVRVFVREKSDLSGIHNSAEIFCGSLFSEKDLTLACRGVDTVFHLAAKLHINNPTPLDDKEIFRVNLDATKLLVRASWKNSVSRFVYFSTINVYGVSEERNIFDESSIPTPVTAYAKSKLGAEKYVLALVSRNTGEPAGVVLRYASVYGPNMKGNYRLLTMLAKAGIKILPGDGLNRRTLIHADDAVYAAISAALHGETPGRFFNITDGSFHSLEAIYSSMLESFGRCPSVIRIPLAPLKLVFSIVDEALCLFMGRRPLISAIEKFTEDMAVDGNLFSNVTDFAVIHNLKNGWHE
- a CDS encoding MraY family glycosyltransferase, with the protein product MNDLFVFAVSLILGISGAYVISRYGHVLKLTDIPSERSSHTRPTPKGGGIGILLAFVFGSIFVGISPYIWVSAAFLSIISFYGDFRHVSRRLRLVIQMIAAGVCVYCISPNLSFFMIALWAFFITGTANFYNFMDGINGIAGITAIIAAILLFIYTDFVIGMYLSVFLAIGFGCIGFLPFNIPFAKVFMGDVGSILIGFWFGFSAFVYSGSCIEFVSMIAFMLPFYVDSISTIILRIKRRENIAQPHRSHIYQILANQAGIAHWKVALSYGFGQLIMGLIYIAILRFAGNIPGMILVIFFICVLLLLFLWIRLRFETSPDLKKVSA
- a CDS encoding polysaccharide biosynthesis protein codes for the protein MRLKLLYKNFFIIQAVDICILTAALFTANLIRLDLTAELSSKFWIQIFQAYPWILLIKMAVFHWFDVYKGMWRYTGLVDLANIVKGSTIGSLFCICLILFVHRFDGFSRSVFLIDWFLTIFMITSFRLSLRSFYAFRGGSRTWKDVFNSICSIFDRTPSSKKRVIIIGAGDCGEKICREIRTSKELSYEVVGFLDDHPVKVGKTIHGIPVLNSIDNLDAAAEKVQADQIIIAIPSATSIQMRRIIDICEESRISFKIMPNISEIIRGEKAIKFVRDVSYFDLLGREAVNLDEKKIYELLKGKRILVTGGGGSIGFELCRQIALFKPEKLILFDQAETQLFEAEQELARSFPGIKMAYVLGDIRDIHHLDSVFENYLPNVVFHAAAYKHVPILEKHPWKAVDNNIMGTMNVAECAKKYDVSRFVFVSTDKAVRPANIMGASKRVAEIFIQNQNNSTDVKTKFMIVRFGNVVGSGGSVVPIFKKQIELGGPVTVTHQEMTRFFMTTSEACQLILQAGTMGNGGEIFILDMGTPVKIDSMARELIKLSGFKPDIDIKIEYIGLRPGEKLYEELITAEEGVCPTPHKKIMVLKGAERNMKIFAQGIGNLTRYADIQNISGIVSTFRSMVPEYQPSGFIVQKMENIEQSGMKISERMIAEG